One part of the Coffea eugenioides isolate CCC68of chromosome 10, Ceug_1.0, whole genome shotgun sequence genome encodes these proteins:
- the LOC113750815 gene encoding cyclic nucleotide-gated ion channel 18-like, with protein MNRRIFSRPASHLRHIRRSLTTHNTVAASSDGTFAADQPHLVNVLLWRYQILDPSSDIVNWWNHVFLVTCLISLFIDPLYFYLPYVGEMACMTTENEASVSITYYRTLADLFYLLHILFKFRTAFVAPSSRVFGRGELVMDARQIAMRYLKSDFIVDFAATLPLPQIVIWYVIPATKSKKSGQADNTLALIVLFQYIPRLFVIFPLNQKIIKTTGFIAKTAWAGAAYNLLLYMLASHVLGASWYLASIGRQLSCWKTECRAEMDAFPPCSLKFLDCDSVGQIERNYWLNATKLVTRCDAKNDDSDFKFGMFAHAFTSEVASSRFSHKYLYCLWWGLRNLSSYGQNLRTSTYIGETVFCIVLCIGGLILFARLIGNMQTYLQSMTVRLEEWRLKKRDTEEWMRHRQLPPELQERVRRFVQYKWFATRGVNEESILLSLPLDLRREIQRHLCLNLVRRVPFFAQMDDQLLDAICERLVSSLSTEGTYVFREGDPVDEMLFVIRGQLESSTTNGGRSGFFNSITLRPGDFCGEELLTWALVPNSSLNLPSSTRTVRTLTEVEAFALRAEDLKFVAIQFKRLHSKKLQHAFRYYSPQWRTWGACFIEAAWRRYKRKRLAKELAVQESLYTDWDGNFTYQQKSDDGLYNGPEEVPLVDIDNNGQHLGATILASKFAANTKRGVVQKVQVADTSSSSLKMPKLFKPDEPDFSLV; from the exons ATGAATAGAAGAATATTCTCGAGGCCGGCGTCCCACCTCCGCCATATCCGGCGATCACTAACCACCCATAACACTGTCGCCGCCTCCTCCGACGGCACATTCGCGGCTGACCAGCCTCACCTGGTAAACGTCTTACTATGGCGCTACCAAATTCTGGACCCCAGCAGCGACATTGTCAACTGGTGGAACCATGTTTTCCTCGTAACTTGCCTCATCTCTCTCTTCATCGATCCTCTCTATTTCTACCTCCCCTACGTCGGTGAAATGGCTTGCATGACCACCGAAAACGAAGCCTCCGTCAGCATCACCTACTACCGCACCCTCGCCGACCTCTTCTACCTCCTCCACATTCTCTTTAAGTTCCGCACTGCCTTCGTTGCCCCTAGCTCCAGGGTCTTCGGCCGGGGCGAGCTCGTTATGGACGCCAGACAAATTGCCATGCGATATCTCAAATCTGATTTCATTGTTGATTTTGCCGCTACTCTCCCCTTACCTCAG ATTGTCATCTGGTATGTAATTCCAGCGACCAAAAGTAAAAAATCTGGTCAAGCCGACAACACTCTTGCCCTTATTGTTCTTTTCCAGTATATCCCCAGATTGTTCGTCATCTTTCCTTTGAATCAGAAGATTATCAAAACTACTGGGTTTATTGCTAAGACTGCTTGGGCAGGAGCTGCATACAATCTCCTTCTCTACATGTTAGCCAGTCAT GTGCTAGGAGCTTCATGGTATCTAGCGTCAATAGGGCGACAGCTCTCTTGTTGGAAGACAGAGTGTAGAGCAGAGATGGATGCATTTCCACCTTGCAGCTTGAAATTTCTGGATTGTGATAGTGTTGGACAAATTGAGAGGAACTATTGGCTGAATGCAACGAAACTTGTCACCCGTTGCGATGCCAAAAATGAtgattcagatttcaaatttggAATGTTTGCACATGCTTTTACCAGCGAAGTTGCTTCATCAAGATTTAGTCACAAGTATCTCTATTGCCTTTGGTGGGGTTTGAGAAATTTGAG TTCATATGGGCAAAACCTGCGGACTAGCACTTACATTGGAGAGACAGTATTTTGCATTGTCTTATGTATTGGTGGTTTGATTCTGTTTGCAAGATTGATTGGGAACATGCAG ACTTATTTGCAATCTATGACGGTTAGACTTGAAGAATGGAGACTTAAGAAAAGGGATACAGAAGAGTGGATGAGACATCGCCAGTTACCTCCAGAATTGCAAGAACGCGTTCGTCGTTTTGTCCAGTATAAATGGTTTGCTACAAGGGGCGTTAATGAGGAATCCATCCTCCTTTCCTTGCCTTTAGATCTTCGTCGTGAAATTCAGCGGCATCTATGTCTAAACCTAGTTCGAAGA GTTCCTTTTTTCGCACAAATGGATGATCAACTGCTTGATGCCATATGTGAACGCCTGGTCTCGTCCTTGAGCACCGAAGGCACCTATGTTTTTAGAGAAGGAGATCCAGTGGATGAGATGCTTTTTGTCATTAGGGGACAGTTGGAGAGTTCCACAACAAATGGTGGAAGATCTGGATTTTTCAATTCCATCACCCTCAGACCTGGAGACTTCTGTGGGGAGGAGTTACTGACATGGGCCTTGGTTCCTAACTCCAGTCTAAACCTGCCTTCTTCAACTCGAACTGTTCGGACACTTACTGAAGTTGAGGCATTCGCACTTCGTGCCGAAGACCTCAAGTTTGTTGCAATTCAGTTTAAACGTCTCCATAGCAAGAAGCTCCAGCATGCATTCAGGTACTACTCTCCTCAGTGGAGGACATGGGGTGCTTGCTTTATAGAAGCTGCATGGAGAAGGTATAAAAGAAAGAGACTTGCTAAAGAGTTGGCAGTGCAAGAAAGCCTATACACTGACTGGGATGGTAACTTCACGTATCAGCAAAAATCTGATGACGGATTATATAATGGACCTGAAGAGGTTCCACTGGTGGATATTGATAATAATGGTCAGCATCTTGGAGCTACAATCTTGGCTTCAAAATTTGCTGCAAACACCAAAAGAGGGGTCGTCCAGAAGGTTCAGGTGGCTGATACCTCCTCTTCTAGCCTAAAGATGCCCAAGTTGTTTAAGCCAGATGAACCTGATTTCTCTCTAGTCTAA
- the LOC113750816 gene encoding RNA-binding protein 42-like, with the protein MSSTSAAAASSSSSTASSQFTYTTGTYFPTPFHLQQPQTYVAAAAAASILQFPAPPPAVPHVYPAPATIPTVYSLPQYQQAQQLFQRDAQTITLEALESVKAALASSEIEHKAETKKKAVPRKTAGQAWKDPTLADWPENDSRLFCGDLGNEVNDDVLSKAFSRFPSFNMARITVYTFLHPFNFSAVFSSSEGLALTSTKA; encoded by the exons ATGTCGTCGACATCGGCTGCTGCAGCTTCTTCTTCATCCTCAACGGCGTCGTCTCAATTCACCTACACTACCGGCACGTACTTTCCGACTCCGTTTCACCTACAACAGCCGCAAACCTATGTGGCTGCTGCCGCTGCCGCTTCAATTCTGCAATTTCCTGCTCCTCCTCCTGCGGTTCCCCACGTTTATCCTGCTCCCGCTACAATCCCTACCGTGTACTCCCTCCCTCAGTATCAACAG GCCCAGCAATTATTTCAGAGGGATGCACAAACAATAACACTTGAAGCGCTAGAGAGTGTGAAAGCTGCGCTTGCAAGTAGTGAGATTGAGCACAAGGCCGAGACTAAGAAGAAAGCAGTACCTCGTAAGACAGCAGGGCAGGCATGGAAGGATCCTACACTTGCAGATTGGCCAGAGA ATGATTCTCGTTTGTTCTGTGGTGATCTTGGTAATGAGGTGAATGATGATGTTCTATCCAAAGCATTTTCAAGATTTCCATCTTTTAACATGGCCAGG ATCACTGTATACACTTTTCTTCATCCCTTCAATTTCTCGGCTGTTTTCTCTTCTTCTGAAGGATTGGCACTAACCTCTACTAAAGCATAG
- the LOC113750817 gene encoding 1-aminocyclopropane-1-carboxylate oxidase 5-like: MAIPVIDFSKLSGEERAKTMAQIANGCEEWGFFQLVNHGISEELLEKVKKVASECFKLEREEGFKNSTKVKLLNELMEKKSTDRLENVDWEDVFLLSDNNENEWPSKTAKFKETMEEYRAELKKLAENLMEIMDENLGLPKGYIKKAFNGGEEDNAFFGTKVSHYPPCPNPEKVIGLRAHTDAGGVILLFQDDKVGGLQILKDGEWIDVQPLPNSIVINTGDQIEVLSNGRYKSVWHRVLATQDGNRRSLASFYNPSLNATISPAPELIEKAQGKDNQEGAYPKFVFGDYMSVYVQQKFLPKEPRFQAVKAK, encoded by the exons ATGGCAATTCCAGTGATTGATTTCTCAAAGCTTAGTGGAGAGGAAAGAGCCAAAACTATGGCACAGATTGCTAATGGATGTGAAGAATGGGGATTCTTTCAG TTGGTGAATCATGGGATTTCTGAAGAGCTTCTTGAGAAGGTGAAGAAGGTCGCATCCGAGTGCTTCAAGCTGGAAAGAGAAGAGGGTTTCAAGAATTCAACCAAAGTAAAGTTGCTGAATGAACTGATGGAGAAGAAGAGCACTGACAGATTGGAGAATGTGGACTGGGAAGATGTCTTCCTTCTCTCAGATAACAATGAAAATGAATGGCCATCAAAGACTGCCAAATTCAA GGAAACCATGGAGGAGTATAGAGCAGAACTTAAGAAACTGGCAGAGAATCTCATGGAAATAATGGATGAAAACCTGGGCTTACCAAAAGGTTACATCAAAAAGGCTTTCAACGGTGGAGAAGAAGATAATGCATTTTTTGGCACTAAGGTCAGCCATTATCCACCATGCCCAAATCCTGAAAAAGTCATTGGCCTCCGAGCTCACACTGATGCTGGAGGTGTCATCTTGCTCTTCCAAGATGATAAAGTTGGAGGCCTGCAAATCCTGAAAGATGGCGAATGGATCGATGTTCAACCTCTTCCCAATTCTATTGTCATCAATACTGGAGATCAAATCGAAGTCCTGAGCAACGGGCGATATAAGAGCGTTTGGCACCGTGTTTTGGCCACCCAAGATGGAAACAGAAGATCCCTTGCTTCATTTTACAATCCATCACTCAATGCAACGATATCTCCTGCTCCTGAGTTAATCGAAAAAGCTCAGGGTAAAGACAATCAAGAAGGTGCCTACCCTAAGTTTGTGTTTGGTGATTACATGTCCGTTTACGTTCAGCAGAAGTTTCTTCCAAAAGAACCAAGATTCCAAGCTGTTAAAGCCAAGTGA